The following coding sequences are from one Candidatus Sysuiplasma acidicola window:
- a CDS encoding GNAT family N-acetyltransferase: MTAGRIVVRKADRKDGAAFADLVRSLAEYERLPLPEDEQLRRIREHAFGRKKLFELLIAYSGKEAVGYTVFFMTYSTFLARPTLFIEDIFVREEFRRSGAGSSMFLKLIGIAKRRKCGRIEWMVLSWNSLAIGFYERIGGKRLEGWLPFRLIEGDFSGAEETLRRRLGRKPSGAEGEI; this comes from the coding sequence ATGACCGCCGGTAGAATCGTAGTCAGGAAGGCCGACAGAAAGGACGGCGCAGCTTTCGCGGATCTCGTCAGGAGTCTCGCAGAGTACGAACGCCTGCCACTGCCTGAGGATGAGCAGCTTCGCAGAATTAGAGAGCATGCCTTCGGTCGGAAGAAGCTGTTTGAGCTTCTCATCGCATACAGTGGAAAGGAGGCTGTGGGGTACACCGTCTTCTTCATGACTTACTCGACATTTCTAGCCAGGCCCACGCTTTTCATCGAGGACATATTCGTCAGGGAGGAGTTCAGACGTTCCGGTGCCGGTTCTTCCATGTTTCTGAAGCTCATAGGCATCGCGAAACGTAGAAAATGCGGGAGGATCGAGTGGATGGTTCTCTCATGGAACAGCCTGGCCATAGGTTTCTACGAACGGATTGGCGGCAAACGGCTCGAGGGATGGTTGCCGTTCAGACTGATCGAGGGCGATTTTTCCGGCGCGGAAGAAACACTCAGGAGAAGACTCGGCAGGAAGCCGTCAGGCGCCGAGGGGGAGATTTGA
- a CDS encoding 4Fe-4S dicluster domain-containing protein, translating to MSGNNDDSARRLSIEDRTGLDSYDFGSNDFIRVDTSVCRTCETKPCLYVCPAKVYKTDGAGELVYNPEGCMELGACVIVCRHIGKGAIQWKYPEGGKGIAYHYG from the coding sequence ATGTCTGGAAACAACGACGACTCGGCCCGGCGCCTTTCAATAGAGGATCGGACCGGCCTCGACTCCTACGATTTCGGTTCAAACGATTTCATCAGGGTCGATACGTCGGTCTGCAGAACATGCGAAACGAAACCATGCCTCTACGTCTGTCCGGCAAAGGTATACAAGACTGACGGTGCAGGGGAGCTGGTATACAACCCGGAAGGCTGCATGGAACTTGGTGCCTGCGTAATAGTGTGCCGCCATATCGGGAAGGGCGCCATTCAGTGGAAATATCCGGAGGGCGGAAAAGGCATAGCCTATCACTATGGCTGA
- a CDS encoding 16S rRNA methyltransferase, whose protein sequence is MVNLIVAEAELELIPEEIARRPAARASAGRRNRRAEECLLDSSLHHSAMKGLSDAERRGRPDIVHFCLLLALDSSINSSGKLRTFVHTRNDIVIGFDRTARLPRNYGRFTGLMEELLLNGRIGTGDRTLASVREMSLPALVSELGADAFIFSREGRPDHNLSCISREADTTLIIGGFPHGDFNPGTTKFRHDELSLSGERLMAWTAVSLILSHYHTYRPIRETAI, encoded by the coding sequence ATGGTGAATCTGATTGTAGCGGAAGCGGAACTCGAGCTTATTCCCGAGGAGATAGCGCGCCGTCCTGCCGCCAGAGCAAGCGCGGGACGCAGAAACAGGAGGGCAGAAGAGTGCCTGCTGGATTCAAGCCTGCACCATTCGGCGATGAAGGGTCTGAGTGATGCGGAACGCAGGGGCAGGCCGGACATAGTGCATTTCTGTCTCCTTCTCGCACTGGATTCAAGCATCAACAGCTCGGGAAAACTGAGGACATTTGTTCATACACGCAACGACATTGTCATCGGGTTCGACCGTACTGCAAGGCTTCCGCGAAATTACGGGCGGTTCACAGGACTGATGGAAGAGCTCCTTTTGAACGGACGGATCGGCACCGGGGACAGAACACTTGCTTCGGTGCGGGAAATGTCGCTTCCTGCGCTTGTTTCAGAACTCGGAGCAGATGCGTTTATTTTCAGCAGGGAGGGCAGGCCCGATCACAACCTCTCCTGCATCTCACGAGAGGCTGATACGACCCTGATTATCGGCGGCTTTCCGCACGGAGATTTCAATCCGGGCACAACAAAATTTCGGCACGACGAGCTTTCGCTCAGCGGAGAGCGCCTGATGGCATGGACCGCTGTTTCACTGATCCTGTCGCACTATCACACGTATCGCCCAATCCGGGAAACCGCCATTTGA
- a CDS encoding formate--phosphoribosylaminoimidazolecarboxamide ligase: MSSPKISKILEEYDVSDVTVATLCSHSSLQIFHGAKKEGLKTLGIAVDRDTKFYDAYPLAKPDEFLRVKNYRDIEELEDELVSRHAILVPHGSFVEYMGADRFSKFGVPSFGNREVLKWESDRSTQRKWLTSAGIMMPEEISDARMIDRPVLVKYSGAKGGRGAFIAKDYMEFKMAIDYSQKYTIQEYVLGTRYYFHYFYSPLSSEGYKMNGGGTLEMLSIDRRDESNIDELYKLGSVEELKRLGFFPTFVVTGNYPVVVRESLLPKVFEMGEATVSKSQELFGGLVGPFALETIVTDKLEIKVFEISTRIVAGTNPFVGGSPYSEMMAPGLSTGRRIAREIKLGFSTGRIGEVIS, from the coding sequence ATGTCCTCACCGAAGATCAGCAAGATTCTGGAAGAGTACGATGTTTCTGATGTAACCGTTGCGACATTGTGCTCGCACTCATCGCTTCAGATATTTCATGGCGCAAAGAAAGAGGGTCTCAAGACACTTGGAATCGCGGTCGACAGGGATACCAAGTTTTATGACGCGTATCCTCTCGCGAAACCTGACGAATTCCTCAGGGTAAAAAACTACAGGGATATCGAGGAACTGGAGGACGAGCTTGTCAGCAGGCATGCGATTCTCGTTCCGCATGGTTCGTTCGTCGAGTACATGGGCGCGGACAGGTTTTCAAAATTCGGCGTACCAAGCTTTGGAAACAGGGAAGTGCTCAAGTGGGAATCCGACCGGTCAACACAGAGAAAGTGGCTCACCTCTGCGGGCATCATGATGCCTGAGGAGATAAGCGATGCAAGAATGATAGACAGGCCGGTTCTTGTAAAATACTCAGGCGCAAAAGGCGGACGCGGCGCATTCATAGCGAAGGATTACATGGAATTCAAGATGGCAATCGACTATTCGCAGAAGTACACGATACAGGAATATGTGCTCGGAACTCGTTATTACTTCCATTACTTCTATTCTCCCCTGAGCAGTGAAGGGTACAAAATGAATGGTGGTGGAACGCTGGAAATGCTGTCCATCGACAGAAGGGACGAATCGAACATAGATGAGTTGTACAAACTCGGCTCTGTCGAAGAACTGAAACGCCTCGGTTTCTTTCCCACATTCGTAGTGACCGGAAACTATCCCGTTGTCGTCAGGGAGAGCCTGCTTCCAAAGGTCTTCGAAATGGGTGAGGCCACAGTATCCAAGTCCCAGGAACTCTTCGGCGGCCTCGTGGGACCGTTTGCGCTTGAGACAATCGTGACGGACAAACTGGAGATTAAGGTGTTCGAAATATCCACAAGGATTGTCGCAGGAACCAATCCGTTTGTCGGCGGCTCTCCTTATTCGGAAATGATGGCGCCGGGTCTCTCTACCGGAAGGCGCATTGCCCGGGAGATCAAACTGGGATTCTCGACGGGCAGGATCGGAGAGGTAATCTCGTGA
- a CDS encoding alanine--glyoxylate aminotransferase family protein: MVDTLDRLLFTAGPVEVRRDVLKAMTKPMITHRSSDYKKLHHSVVERLKELLGTENDIFLIPASSTGAMEAGVRSAVSRNILHLTCGSFAERWVEISRSNGKTAAVVSTEWGKAIVPELIGSAADGVEAVAVTHNESSTGVMNPLESIAAHLRKTPDVLLMVDAVTSAFGNIIDMKSVKPDLLLFGTQKALALPPGMAIAVVSERLLEKAKGVGDRGRYLDLVEIKEFADRDLVPTTPPISLLYALDYQLDRIKDEGMQKRADRHFRMAEMARKWASDHMSLFSQEGFHSNTITCVNNTSGMDFKQIDEGLAKRGYQIAEGYGKLKSKTFRIGHMGDLTTEEMGGLLDSLTEVTA, translated from the coding sequence ATGGTGGATACGTTGGATAGGCTTCTTTTCACTGCGGGGCCGGTAGAGGTAAGAAGGGATGTTCTCAAAGCGATGACTAAACCCATGATCACGCATCGCAGTTCCGATTACAAGAAACTCCACCATTCCGTGGTCGAAAGGCTCAAGGAACTGCTCGGCACGGAGAATGATATCTTTCTTATTCCAGCCTCATCCACAGGGGCAATGGAAGCAGGAGTGAGAAGCGCTGTTTCCAGAAACATACTGCACCTGACTTGCGGATCCTTCGCCGAGCGATGGGTGGAAATATCCAGAAGCAACGGCAAAACAGCTGCTGTGGTCTCGACAGAATGGGGAAAGGCGATTGTGCCGGAGCTCATCGGCAGCGCTGCAGATGGGGTCGAGGCAGTGGCAGTCACGCACAACGAATCTTCCACGGGCGTCATGAATCCACTGGAAAGCATAGCTGCACATCTGAGAAAGACACCCGACGTTCTTCTGATGGTTGATGCTGTGACCTCCGCCTTCGGGAACATAATAGACATGAAGTCGGTGAAACCGGATCTTCTGCTGTTCGGCACCCAGAAGGCACTTGCGCTGCCTCCCGGCATGGCGATAGCAGTCGTTTCGGAAAGACTGCTCGAGAAGGCCAAGGGCGTGGGCGACAGGGGGAGATACCTCGATCTCGTGGAAATAAAGGAATTCGCCGATCGCGATCTCGTTCCGACCACACCGCCGATTTCGCTGCTCTACGCACTGGACTATCAGCTCGACAGGATAAAGGATGAGGGCATGCAGAAGAGGGCAGACAGGCACTTCAGGATGGCTGAGATGGCCAGAAAGTGGGCTTCTGACCACATGAGCTTATTCTCGCAGGAGGGATTCCACTCCAACACCATAACATGCGTCAACAACACTTCCGGCATGGATTTTAAACAGATTGACGAGGGCCTCGCGAAACGCGGGTACCAGATTGCAGAGGGATACGGAAAACTGAAATCGAAGACATTCCGGATTGGGCACATGGGGGATTTGACCACAGAGGAGATGGGCGGCCTGCTCGACTCTCTGACAGAGGTGACAGCATGA
- a CDS encoding hydroxyacid dehydrogenase produces the protein MTKILITDAVDEKYVRALQSIDGFEVDFRNGITADQLPSIIGDYDCIIVRSRTKLTGKLIGSAQNAKLIVRAGVGTDNIDIAAASGMNIAVANTPWANVVSAAELAFTLMLMISRKAGQANASMHDGKWETLKFTGAEVSEKVLGIIGLGRVGREVARRARAFQMTVIASDPFLRQDVADTVGAKLVSMETLLAESDIISLHASMMAGNVHLIGAGELAKMKHGAILINTARGEMVDTVALVEAVKSGKLAGAGLDVYEGEPAINPALSQLPAVVMTPHIGAQTREAQNRVGKEVVEVVEAFFKRNEMINVVNEGSIRPNGGKVN, from the coding sequence ATGACGAAAATACTGATAACAGATGCCGTTGATGAAAAATATGTGCGGGCGCTGCAGTCGATCGACGGTTTTGAAGTGGATTTCAGGAACGGCATAACGGCAGACCAGCTCCCGAGCATCATCGGGGACTACGACTGCATAATCGTCAGGAGCAGGACCAAACTCACTGGTAAACTCATAGGCAGTGCGCAAAATGCGAAGCTCATTGTGAGGGCGGGTGTCGGCACAGACAATATCGACATAGCGGCTGCGAGCGGCATGAACATAGCGGTAGCAAACACGCCCTGGGCAAATGTGGTGTCAGCGGCGGAACTTGCATTCACACTCATGCTCATGATCAGCAGAAAGGCTGGACAGGCGAACGCATCGATGCACGATGGAAAATGGGAAACGCTCAAATTCACCGGAGCCGAGGTTAGCGAAAAGGTTCTTGGCATCATCGGGCTGGGACGTGTGGGAAGAGAAGTGGCCAGGAGGGCGAGAGCATTCCAGATGACAGTAATCGCAAGTGACCCGTTCCTCAGACAGGACGTGGCAGACACTGTAGGTGCAAAGCTCGTGTCTATGGAAACGCTGCTGGCGGAGTCCGATATCATCAGTCTGCATGCATCCATGATGGCCGGAAACGTCCATCTCATCGGTGCTGGAGAGCTGGCCAAAATGAAGCACGGCGCCATACTGATAAACACTGCGCGCGGCGAAATGGTCGATACTGTTGCGCTGGTGGAAGCGGTGAAGAGCGGGAAACTGGCCGGCGCTGGTCTTGATGTCTATGAAGGCGAGCCTGCGATAAACCCGGCTCTTTCGCAGCTTCCGGCGGTCGTAATGACGCCGCACATCGGTGCACAGACGCGCGAGGCACAGAACAGGGTCGGGAAGGAAGTCGTCGAAGTTGTCGAGGCATTCTTCAAAAGGAATGAAATGATTAATGTCGTGAACGAAGGCAGCATACGGCCTAACGGCGGGAAAGTTAACTGA